In Leptospira congkakensis, the DNA window CATTCGTTAGATGGAGGTGAACTTTCTGAATCCTTTCGCGAAGATTTTTTGGTGGGAAATCTTTCTGATCCTGAGGTCATCGGGTTTGGATTGGAATCACAAAGTTGTGGTTTGGGAATCCAGGAAATTGGAACTCTAACCAGTGCTCGTTGGGATTCTGGGTTTTGTTTTTGGAGTCTGGGATTACCAATTTTAAATCCGCATTCCTATCAGTTTCGCGGCGGAGATGATGGAACTGCCACTGCCTCCGCTTGTGCTGATGTAAACACTGATAATTTTCGAATATTTTTTAACCAATATATGGATACTACATCCGTTATAGGTGCTACAAGGTTTTCTAAAATTTCACCTCCATCCACAAACATTCGTTTGTCAACTTGGGTATGGTCCCATTGCCAAACAGTTTCTCCTTTTGGGTGTAGGGAACTTACTTATTCTTATGCGGAAAGTGAAGCCAGCTGTAATGGATCATTGTTTGGAAATATTTCCACTGGCGGTGATTTTAATTTATCAGCTTCGGCCCTTGCTCCTAATTTTTACCCTTATTATGAATTTAGATTAGAAGCAGAAGCAAAATCTGTTTCAGGCAAAAGAATGAAAAATGCTTTTGTCATTCAGGTGGAAGCAAAATGAAATTATCTTTTGTATTTTTTATTCTATGTTTTGTATCTTGTTTATCTTCCTCGCGAAGATTACAGACAGTCACTTATCCTATTCCCTCTGGAAAAAAACTGTTACTCATCCAAACAAGTTCTCGCATTTTCTCTGACTTTTATTCCGAAGAAAGGGAAGTGAATTTAAGAATCCTTGAAGATTTAGAGGAATTGGGTTATTCAGTTGTGTTAGGTGAAGGAGTTTGGGAAGAACAAACTTCTTTGGCAGAAGTATCGAATCATTTGGAACTGTTTCAAAAACAGTTGGTCGGCATTTCAAATACAGAAAAACCAAGAATCGAGGTTTGGAAAAATCGTGCGGAAAGTATTGGGGCTACTGAAATATTTTTAATCCGTCACAATGTATCATCCCTCCACAAAACAAGATCCATTCGGATGTTTTGGATGGATCTTACTAAAAAAGAAATGATACGAATGGATTGGAATTGGAACCCAGAGGATCCTTTCCCTTTTCGTGAAAACCTAAGAACCGTTTTCGGAGAAAAACAATGAAAGAAAAATTAATTTCTCTTTTTGCATTGCTCAGCCTTTTGGGTTGTTCCGAAAGTTCTGAATCAGGGAAAAAAGATTTTAAAGTATTGTCGGATGCTTTTCGTTCCGGTCATCTAACGATTGTAAAATCTATTTTGTCAGAAAAAAAAGAATCTACGGATCTTTCAGAAGACGAACTTTTCATTTACCTAAAAACATTATTTTATTCGGGAGATTGGAAGGATTTTTTTATCATCTGGTCTGAGTTAAAACACAAAACTCCAGAGATGGTATTGTTGTATTTTAAGGCAGTTCTCCTTTCTAAAGAAAAAATTGTTATTTCAGAAGAAGATGAAAAAAAACTTTTCGAGTTAGTTTCTGTCTCACCGGAAGCTTGTTTGCTGTTACTGAGAATTCAAAATGGAAAAACTTCCACCAAACAAAAACAACTTTTTTTGGCCCAAACGAAACATTTTCAAACCCATTTAGATCGACTACAAAAGGAAATGGGTGATTTGAAATGAAATGGTTTGTTCTGTCTGATTTACTTTTCGAAAGTATAAAATTAAAATTAAATAATATGATGGGTTTGTTGTTTCAGTTAAAAAAGTCCCATTATTTTTTTCTTATTCTTTATGTTTTATTTTATGGCTTTCATTGTCTTTGGAATTGGGACGAGTTTATGAATTTGAATCGTTCCTTAGAGCAAAATGCGATCCATTCAGGAAAAGAAGTTTCTCTTTGGAGTTTGTATCCATTTCAAATTGTAAGTGTAATTTTTACGGCTGGATTGTATTTCCTTCTTTGTGTTGGCATGAATGCTTTGTTTTCTTTCGGAAAGAAGGAAAAGGAGATTTTTCGAAGGAATTTTGGTGATCTGTTCCGAAATCTCGTCCGTTTGTTCTTTTTATTTGTTTGTGTTTTGTTTTTGGGAAATCAAACGTTAGGGTTTTTGGTTCATACAAAATTCTATGCTGTTGTGGTGGTTGTATTTTGGACCACTTTATTTCTGTTATTCGTCATTCAAAATGGAAAATTGTATAAACAATTGTTTCTGACAACGGATCGTTCTGTTTTGTTCATTTCTCATAGTTTGGGTTATATAAATCCGATTCTCTTTGTATTCTTTGTTTTGGTTTTGGCAAATGTATGAAATCAAAATTCTTTTCTGACTTCAAGGTTTTGATTCGTAAGTTACTTGTTTTAGTTATCTTGTACATTCTTCTATCTCTCTCTTATACATTTATTTCTACAGAGGGGATACGGAATCGTTTTCCTTTGTTTGTAAAATTGTTTTATCATCCAGAAAAATTGGGTTATACAAATGAAGTTTTTGCTACTTCTCCACCGAAACAAGGTTTTGTGTTTTCATCGCCTCGTGTCATCGAGGTAAACAAGATAATCGAGTTTCCAGCTGTTGTGGAGGCGACAAAGGAAATTCAATTACATAATAAACAAAATGGGCGAGTTAGGAAAATATATGTAGAAGAAGGAAGTTTTGTTAAAGAAGGACAAATACTTTTAGAAATCGATGATGAACTTTTGCGATTAGAAGGGGAGAAGTTGCGTCTTTCTCTCGAAATAGCAGGATCACAAGTGGCCATTGCATTAGAAAAATGGAAACATGCTGAAAAGCAGGTGGAAGTCAAATTACGAGAAGTTGATAAAAAAACTGAGTTGATTGGTTTTGCTGAAAAAGAATGGGTTTTATCTCGGAACATAACTGAGAAAAAAACAGTTCTTTGGAAACAAGGTTTTGTTTCTCTCTCCGAAATTGAAAAGTTAAAACAAGAGGAAAGTGCCAAAGAAACTCAGTATAAAAACTTATTACGTGACCGAGACAATCTTTTGAGTGGAATCGATTTGGACTTTGCGCAAGAAGAGATAAGTTTTGATGAAAAATTAAAAATTTGGAGAGAAAAAAATACCTCTTTAGAAAAATCCGAATACGAACTCAGTGTTTCCCACCAGAAAATAATCAAAAATCAAATCAAAACCAATGCTGAGTTATTGTCGGAAACTAAATTACGAGCTCCTAAACCTGGGAGAATTTTGAAAATTCAAATCAAAGAAGGAGAATTGTCAAACCAAACTCCCGTAATGACTCTTATGGAAAAAGGTGAGTTATCAGTTGGTTTTCAAATTGCAGAATCTGATCTTTATAATTTTTCTGCTGGGAAATCTGTATTGTTTCATCTTTCTGATGATACTTTACCACCTATCAGTGGTAAAGTGGATCGTGTCGGAGGATTTTTGGATCCAAGGTCACACAGTATTGGGATTAAAGTCCGATTGGATGTAAATATAAATAAAAATAGGGTTTTACCTGGGATGTTTGGGTTAGTGGAAGTAATACTTCCCGAGACAACGGAAAAAATTTTGATCTCAAAGTTTTCGCTACGAGGAGACGAATCCAGTGGATTTTATGTTAACGTAAAACAAGGTGAAGGAGTCGGAAAAAAATTCATCCAATTCAAACCTTATCTTTTAAATGAATTGGAAGTATTATCTGGTCTCTCTTCTGAAGATCAAGTTGAATCCAGTTTGTCTTTATGAA includes these proteins:
- a CDS encoding efflux RND transporter periplasmic adaptor subunit; the protein is MKSKFFSDFKVLIRKLLVLVILYILLSLSYTFISTEGIRNRFPLFVKLFYHPEKLGYTNEVFATSPPKQGFVFSSPRVIEVNKIIEFPAVVEATKEIQLHNKQNGRVRKIYVEEGSFVKEGQILLEIDDELLRLEGEKLRLSLEIAGSQVAIALEKWKHAEKQVEVKLREVDKKTELIGFAEKEWVLSRNITEKKTVLWKQGFVSLSEIEKLKQEESAKETQYKNLLRDRDNLLSGIDLDFAQEEISFDEKLKIWREKNTSLEKSEYELSVSHQKIIKNQIKTNAELLSETKLRAPKPGRILKIQIKEGELSNQTPVMTLMEKGELSVGFQIAESDLYNFSAGKSVLFHLSDDTLPPISGKVDRVGGFLDPRSHSIGIKVRLDVNINKNRVLPGMFGLVEVILPETTEKILISKFSLRGDESSGFYVNVKQGEGVGKKFIQFKPYLLNELEVLSGLSSEDQVESSLSL